The following nucleotide sequence is from Myxocyprinus asiaticus isolate MX2 ecotype Aquarium Trade chromosome 21, UBuf_Myxa_2, whole genome shotgun sequence.
TGCCTTATGTTGATGTAGTTCAGAATGAGGTGGCAGATTGTGTTTGcaggacttaaagggatattccgggttcaatacaatttaagcttaactgacagaatttgtggcataatgttgattaccacaaaatgtatttcgATTTGTCTCTCCTtaaaaaaaggaagaagaagaagtagaagaaaaaaaaaatctggattccagtgtggcacttacaatggaagtgaatggggccaatcagtaaactgtttcaaaagtatagccacaagacgtaaacaatatgcatgtaacatgattttagtgtgattaaatcacttcctaaacttttctgtgtaaagttattttcaactttacaacttcattgccatgatgacgatGTTAtgatgtaaaccctaaaatgaccacaaaagctcaaataatacctgagttttaacagaataattaatgtaagtttgtttataaaattataagcttcatatttctgcctttaaaccctccaaaacttggccccattgacatgtattgtaagtgcctcactgtattattatttttatttattgatctatttaagaaaaagagggactagtcaaaaaatatttttgtggtaatgaacattatgccacaaaagctgttgattgagcttgaaaTGTGCAGGACTTAAAATGTACAATAGGTGGCGGTAGTGATCCTAAAGACTGAGCGGACAAAAATCAGAAGAAGTCGCTTCTAGGGCAAAAGGAGACACCTTTAGCATTTgaagtctctttttttttccccagagacATTTGTTCTTCTTTTGAATTGTCTTTGATGTAAACTCTTTGGACCTTCCATATCTAAAGATGCCGAGGTATGAGCTGTGTTTGATCCTGAAGGCGATGCAGAGGCCGGAGACTGCGGCTGTCCTGCGGCGCACGGTGGAGACTCTGTTCGAGCGCGGCGCGGTGGTCCGGAGTCTGGAAAACCTCGGCGAGCGAAGACTGCCCTACAAGATCTCCAAACACGACTGTCGCCACACGCACGGCGGATACTTCTCCGTCGATTTCCACGCCTCGCCCAATATCGTCAGCGGGCTGTTGGAGCAACTTGAACGGGACATTGACGTTTTGCGTCCCACAGTTTTGAGAAAAGACATTGAGTTTCCCAAGCCGCAGTGCTGTGGCCCGCCACCTGCCAAAGCAAAGAGTGCCTCGTCGAAGTAAATGTGAGAATCGCCGTGTTTCCATGATTTAGTTTTACATATAAGGATTAGGATTCGTTGTGTAATCAAGAAAAAGAGAAACTACATTGAGCCAAACATGGGTTTAAATGTAACATAGGcctacagtggcccaaaaacattcaaccaagtggcatttattttaaaatagtaaaCTTTTCAAGTATAACCCTTTGCAAAACTAAGTTTGGTAGCTTAAACCAACGTAGACACAACGTATCTGGACACTTTTTgcttgtcaaatgttagtgggacatgtccatagttaaaggtgcactcattaatttttgtctttgtgtcatcttggacttacactgacatctagtggcttggatgcagcataatttaaaatcaatagttttcagtttcagatgacattgtagaaattaatattcacagtcagtcatgattactttaatcaatgagtgaaagtgtccaataacagaacGGATAccgagattaagcgagtagtattcagctggtcatgtgattctaacatggcagcccccatgtgcggaccctctccatgtagaataaaacagcttttataaggttactgatatgactggagtcttcattttaatgtgagtgctcatgatttcctgcaTATATTGCAAatttacaattcatgtctttaggagttaaacttttttttttttttaatgtggaaaaaaattactgagtgcacctttaatgtgatgaactacaactGTGGTTACTCTATTAAGTCACCTgtatgaacttgaggggaactgacttcatacttcCACTAAAAATCAGCATGACACCAGTTGGTTGAAAGTAATTGCAAAAGTGGTTCAGAAAAGGGAAATTAATCCTAAAAAAATAATCTACCAACATTTGTTTGCAGGTGCCacctgttttttttgtgtgtgtgtgtgtgtgtgtgtgtgtgtgtgtgtgtgtgtgtgtgtgtgtgtgtacgtgtgttgtTGTTAGGgtccaaatatattttggggccactgtagctGATTAGATTTTTTGCTGTTGATATTGATGTGATATGTGCTGGCTTGTGTACCATAAGTAAATATGTTTCCTTTTTCCCTAAGGATTGTGAAGATTGCCTAATCTGCTGGATTATAGAAATGGATTTGCAACCAGACAAACTAATATctggatttatttaaaaaataaaaaaaaatttgtgcagaagagCATTTACTTGAGTTATTAATGTGATACATGTTTCCTTAAAAAAAACTCTGTATATATGATCTCATTGCAATTTTATAATAAAAGCAATAATGTGCTTCAAAAATTACAAACTCAGAATACATGAATGAATACACAATGAAACAATATACAAAGTTACatacacattttagattttattcTGTGAGTGGAATGCTACAACAAAAGTGGTTTATCCAAAGAGGGACATGAGAAGTGCTGCTCCCAGAACCAATGTTTACCGTTTGCAAGACTCAAAGAAAAGAGTATCCACTATTTCCATTGAATAAACATGTTGCTGGAAAAGAGATAAAGTGCACCAGTTATTCAAACAAGGTGTTTAATCAATTCAATTGAATTTAAACCTATTAGCAATACAAAGTTAATCTTTTTACATTGTTTCTTATCATAACGGCTCTGGATTTTATTTTAACCCAATAATTTGATCTCTACTCTTGTTTCATGTGAAAAGGTTGGCCTTGATTAATGTGATCAACACCATTTTCATTGTGAGGCTGACTTTTTAAAGGCACACTCAGTGTTTTTACTGTCATCTATCTCaaatagtcagccatgattaaattATTCCAGAAATCAAGCGTTCAATAGCAGGAGCATTATCATAATGAAGTGTTACATTTGCTGGTCACATGAGGCGACCATCTCcgagtaaaataaaacagcttttattaggattctgatattactggagtcttaatttcatgtgagtgtacattttTCAGAAGTAGGCTACTTTTCATttgatgtgtaaaactttttttaatgtgaaaagGAAATTACTCCGTGCACCTTTAAGCTTTATTCAAATTTGATCATTTTGAATATGTAGAAGTTTTCACATATATTACTGTGCAAAAACATTTGTTAAAAGacggttattttatatcttctgctttagtgtgtcaataggaaatatcaatttatgatttccaaacatttattttacaaatagaatagaacagaagaacagaaaGCCCTATAACAGATGGCTTGGCCACCACAGGGGTGAACATTGAGTCATTCTGGGATtaaaagaagagacagaagcaattgagacaacctaaacagatagaagaactgtggcaaattctccaagaatcttgaaAAACTGGTTTCTTTAAAGAATTGttgctgttttaaaggtaaagggtggccacaccagatattgattcattattgatttatttttttatttattttttatgtttactgcacttcgtatgaagttaattgataaataaaaattattcatggcatttttgcacattactgtTCTTTATGCTGGATTACATTTGATATAGCAAACATATAACTCATAACAACATTGAGGATGTTTAGGAATGCAGCCAATAAAAAAATTGGTTGGCTGTATCTAACCAAAATAGTTTTGGATAAAAACAACGTTAATATGTGACCAAGTGTAGTAGTTTCAATTCTGCAATAGGATATTGTCTAGAGAATTGTTGAAAAACAATAACCCACAAACAAACCCTCATATTATTTAATGTGACGATATCATCTTCCTCTATTTAAACAATGCATAACAGGGCTCACAATAACAATTTTTCTGACCATACAGGAACAAAGAAACATAAAAGCAGTGAACTCAcataatagtaaaaataataataataataatatatatgtatattattagtACTTTGATATATTGAACTGAATGATTACTGTGCAcacataccatggtatttacatgataatccaaagtacttcaaagaatactatggtacATGTTCATTGTTTATTGTTTCAAGTAAATAATTTAGGACATGTGAGCTCGGCagacaaaaaaggttgggaacccaTAGTCTACAGCAGACCTAAATGTTATTCCTCAATTTTCAAGCCCAAAAGCCCTTGTCAGTAATTTATAATCCAAAGAGCAATTTAGaagagaccggggctagttgtcacactccAATGAACATTTGTCACGATGGGTTTATGTTTGAAAGTCAATTTAAAGTAAAGTGCTTTTGAA
It contains:
- the mrps6 gene encoding 28S ribosomal protein S6, mitochondrial yields the protein MPRYELCLILKAMQRPETAAVLRRTVETLFERGAVVRSLENLGERRLPYKISKHDCRHTHGGYFSVDFHASPNIVSGLLEQLERDIDVLRPTVLRKDIEFPKPQCCGPPPAKAKSASSK